From the genome of Deferribacteraceae bacterium V6Fe1:
GGAAGTCTCACCCCGTAGACAGCAAAACCTTTTTCATTCAGATACTCACCCAAGGCTTTCATTTCAAAAGGTGAAGCGGTAAAGCCATGAATCAACAAGATACCTACATCATTTGACCCTTTAAGATAAAAAGGCATATTGTCTTTATTTTCTACACCTTCAGATATTGCTCTTTTAGTATCAAGAATAAAAAGCTCTTCAGGGTTTACCTGGGAAAGGTCAACATATGGCTTAATAATATTCTTATCTGGCGTCTTCATACTGTCGTACAAATAACCCCCCAGTACTCCAAAAATTATCCATGGGATTATAAACCATTTTACAATTGAGCCGAGTATATTTCTGTCGCCTACTTTCAATTTTCATCACACTTTGATTTAAACTTGTCTATATTTACGCATTTTGTATCGCTTTCAAGGATAAAGTCAAGGAAACAGGACAATTTGTGAAAAATATCTTCATCAATCACATGCTCAATACGGCAGGCATTCTCTTCCGCTTCTTTTTCTTCAACATTTAAAATTTTAATCAAAAATTCTTTTATCCTTTTATGTCTGTGATATATCTGCTTTGCATATTCCAAACCTTCTTTCGTAAGTGTTATCCCTTTATATCTATTGTAGTTTACATAACCTTTTTCAGCTAAATACTTTAATGCACTTGTAACAGACGGCTTTTTAACGTTTAGCATTTCAGAAATATCTGTAGACCTTGCAACTTCATGTTTGCTTTCAAGGATAAGTATAGCCTCAAGATAGTCTTCCATATTTTTCGTTAATTTATCGTCCACTTCTCACCTCGTGCGGATTATTACACACTTAGCAATAAATTTCAAATTACTTTTTTATCTATCCCTTCGTATAACACTTTAAAGAAAATATTCTTTTCCATTTCATATTTTGGAGCAAAATGAAAAAAATGGACAAATTTGCTGTTTGACAGTTTAAATATTTCTTTTGATAGCTCTAACGTTAAATGTTTCTTTTTTATAGCGTGCATAACATCTTTTTTCAAAAACATTGCCTCTATCATAAGTATATGGCTATCTTTTGCGAAATTAACGGCTTTCTTGAAATTTTCGTAAGTTGGTGCAAGGTCAGTAATATATGTAATATCCTGTGGAGGTGCGTATAAAATAAGCTCATTTTCAAGGTCAATTACACTCTTTTTAACCATCTCCCCTTCCATTTCTACTTCAAAAAAACCGTTCTTGTCAAAACATCTCAATTTTGCTTTAAGCTCGGCAATCCAAGGCCCCTTTTTGTATCCAAATTGTTCTAGTGCATCCTTTTTCACACTTACATGGATATCTTCTCTGATTCTAAACCCCAAAGTAACAATACCATGGTCAAAAAATTCATAATCAAGAGTAAATCCATCACCTAAGCTAATTAATGTTCTTTCTTTTTCATACTCCTGTGGCACAAACCCTTCGCAAGCCTTAAACACTGCACCTTTTATTTTATCCTCATGAAGCTCAATCGCTTCAATTACAAGAGTATAATTTTTTATGAGATTCCAGGTATAGCCTGCAAGCTTACCTTTTACATTATTTATAAAACCAGGCGGGCCAAAAAATCTTAATCTACTGTCAGCACGGATAAACCCTCTCAACAAGCGGTCAAATCCGTAAAAATGGTCAATGTGAGTATGACTTACAAATACATCTGTAATGCTTAATACTTCGGAATTTGTTATGTTTCCTATTCTTCCACAATCAAGCAAAAATGCCGTCTTTTTGTAGATATTCCTGACAAAAAATGCCGAATCTTCAAAAGGGGAATTTATCTTTTTTATTATAAAGTTATTTCTCATTACTTATCAAAAATTTTATAGTTTTTTTCAATATTTTCTTCTACCCCGCTTGTCGTATCAATCAAAAAGTCACAACCAATATCTTCAAAAGATTCCTTTTGTTTAAAATAGAGTTCAGGTCGCCCGTCAGTGGCAATTTTTTTATCTTTTCTATCAGCAAGCCTTTTTAAAATCGTATTATCATCCGCTTCACATTTTATTTTCAAAGGCTTTATATTAATATTTTCTTGAAATTGTCTCAAATATTCCTTTTTAGAAAAACTGCCGTCCACAATTGTCATCCTGTTAATTTTTAATTTTTCGTCCGCAAGTTTTCCTAACTCTTTGTAGATAGTTAGAGAATTTTCATATGAATATATCCCTTTATTAAAATCTTCATTTACCTTTTCAACTTTGTCTATGTTGAAATATTCTTTTCTAAATTCATCCGTATTAACTCTAAAAGATGGGAGTTTTTGATTTAACATTTTTGAATTCTTGCTCTTGCCTGAGCCCATAAGACCGTAATAAATTACAAGTTTAGGCTCAATCATATTTAAAGCGTATGTCAGACTCAAATCAAGAAGCCTTTTTAACTTATCTAATTCCTCAAGATATTTTTCACTGCCTTCGTCAAGTCCGCTTAACATAAAACAAGCTATCTTAACCCTTACATACGCTCTGTAACATTTATAAAAATTTAAAAGTCTTAATGTATCGCTGTCATTATAAACTGTTAGAAATCCTTTAAGACATGCATCAGAAAGCCCTATCTCTCCGGTCTGGTCAAGCTCCATTAAAAGAAATCCAAAGTCAGAAATCACATCATTATATCTAAATCTTTTATTAAATTCTATACAGTCTACAAGGCCAATACCGTTTTCATCTTCGTAAATATGCTCTAACCGTAAATCTCCATGACCGTCAATAATATAACCGTCAGAAAGCCTTCTTTCAAAAAGCTCTTTATTTCCTTCAAGAAAACCTAATGTTTTGTCCTTAATAAACTCATAAATGCCATTATCTATAAATTTACCTACAAAAGGTTCTGTTTGTTCGAAATTCTCCTGACAGTTTTTTAATATTACATCAAAGCTTCCATTCTCTTTAGCATTTTCGTAATTTGTATTGATACTTTTAAAAAGTGTCCCGATATGTTTACCTATCTCAAAAATATATTTTTCATCAACTTGGCTATTTTTTATTTTAGTCGATAAAAAATTATTATCATCAATACGTTTCATCTTAAGGACATAATCAACCGTTACCAAAGTATTGTGAAAAGGGACAAGTACAAACTCTTTACCTCGTCTTGCTATCTTCAAAACCTCTTCATAAATCCCCTTTGAAAACCTTTCATTAAGCTCTTTTTCCAAGATACAATATATTTTTCTCTGAGTTGAAAGCTTAAAGTCCAGAAAACCAAAATCCACAGCTTTTTTCAACTTGTATACATAGTCCTTTGTAAGCATTACATAAGATATATGGGTTTCGATTATTTTTTCAGGCTTAACCAGCTCTTTTAAAATAAGTGCAGAGGGAGAGAGTTCGCTCATATTATTTCACCATTATGTACATTTTTTATCTGATAAAGACCGACTTCGTGACCATAATCATCAAGACCTATCACACAGTCTTTAGGAACAATTACTTTATAATTACGACTAACTGCGTCAGCTACCGTATATAGTACGCAAATATTTGTCACAAGCCCTGTAACGATGAGCGTATCAATACCGTGCTTTTTCAAAATTTCATCTAAATTTGTGTTGTAAAACCCCGAATATCTCGTTTTAGGAACAATTATATCTTCACTTTCTGGAGCAAGCTCTTTGACTACCTTTGCCCCGTCAGTCCCTTCAACGCAGTGTTTAGGCCAAATCTCAAACTCTTTATCGTTGGCGTCATGATTATCACACACATAAATAACGGGATAATTTTCTTTTTTGGCAATTTCTATCTGTTTCTTTATTGAGGGAATAATCTTTTCAGCACCTTTCACCTGCAAAGGAGCCCCTTCTAACACAAAATCATTAAGCATATCAACAATTATAAGAGCCTTTTTCATATGTCACCCCTCAAGCTCTTTAAGATTTCAATTTCACCTTTGTAAGTCTCCCCTTCTTTTACGGGAGTCTCTAAAATACCCAATACATTTTCAAATCTTCTATCGTTTACAACTCTTTTGAAAAAATCAATACCTATAGTCCCTTTCCCTAAAAGCTCATGTCTGTCAAGCTTTGAAGAGAAGTCTTTTTTAGAATCATTTAAGTGAAATACCTTTATTTTATCCCCAAATTTTGCAAAAAGCTCATCAAAAACTTTGTCATATTGGTTTACTATGTCAAATCCGGCCGAATACATATGACATGAGTCAAGACATATATTGAGTTTATGAGAGTATTTTGACATATTAAAAATTTTTTCAAAATGCTCAAGCTTATAACCAAGATTTGTCCCCTGCCCTGCAGTAATCTCCAAAAGTATAGAGGCTTCAAAACCATTTTCATCGTATGCTTTATCAATCATTTGGGCAACAAGTTTGAGTCCTTCATCTTCACCCACTCCAAGATGTGAGCCCGGATGGATTACATAATATTTTATATTTAACTGGTCACACCTTTTAAGCTCATCCACCATACTTAAATATGATTTTTCTTTAATATCCGGTTTAATAGAAGCCATATTAATGAGATAGCTACTGTGACAACAAACCGGTAAGCTATATTTATCATGAAGCTCAAAATATTTTTTTATGTCTTTGTCGCTAAGAGGTTTTGCTACCCAACGGTTTGAGTTTTTAACAAAAACCTGTATGCACTCGCAACCGTCTGCTGCTCCCCTTTCAAAAGCCTTGTAAATACCACCGCTAATTGACTCGTGAGCACCTAAAAACATATCGATTTATTTACCCATAAACTCTAAATACTTCTTTACTTCAAACTCCGAGCCTATAATTAGCGGAGTTTTTTGGTGTAGACTTTCAGGCACAATATCAAGGATATCTCTTTCTCCGTCAGTTGCCATTCCACCTGCTTGTTTGATTATAAATGCAAGTGGGTTAGCCTCATAGAGAAGTCTTAATTTACCTTTAGGATTTTTTGAATCACCTGGATAGAGAAAAATTCCACCTTTTAAAAGGTTTCTATGAAAATCAGCCACAAGTGAGCCGATATATCTGGTAGTATAGCTTCTCTCTTTATAATTCTTTATAAACTCCACAAAATTTCTTATTCTGTCATCCCATTTGTGATAATTTGCCTCGTTGATGCTGTAAATTTTCCCTTCTTTCGGTACTTTCATGTCAGGATGCGAAAGTATAAATTCGCCTACCGACGGGTCTAAAGTAAAACCGTTGACCCCATTTCCTGTCGTATAAACAAACATTGTACTTGAGCCGTAAATCACATAACCGCTCGCTACCAAATCGCGCCCAGGCTGTAAAAAATCTTCTTCACAGCCGTCAACAGAGCTGTCCGATTTTCTTTTATAAATACCAAATATTGTCCCGATACTTATGTTCACGTCTATGTTACTTGAGCCGTCAAGAGGGTCAAATACTACAAGATACTTACCCTTAGGATATTTACTCGGTATACGAATTACCTCATCGACCTCTTCGCTTGCCATTCCGCAAATCTGCCCTGTGTGGTCAAGTGCTTGAATCATCTTTTCATTGGCATATACATCAAGTTTTTGCTGCTCCTCACCATGATAATTGGTGCTGTCAGTTTTACCAATAATATTTACAAGGCCAGCTTTATTCACTTCTCTACTAATTATCTTTGCTGCAAAAGCAATCTGCTCTAAAATTAAAGTAAAATCTCCTGTTGCAGTTGGAAATTTTCTCTGTTCTTCAAGCAAAAATCTACTCAAATTTGTAAGCCCTTTACTCATATCTCACCCCGAAAGTAAATTTTATAAATTTCTAACAAATTATAATTCATAAATAAAGCAAAAATACCCGTTATTAAAATAACTAATCCACTAACGGAATTTTTGAAGCAAATTCGTAATTATCTTTATACCATTTTATAGTATTTTCTATCCCTTCTTCCAAAGAAACTTGAGGCTGCCACCCTAATATATTTTTTGCTTTTGACACTTCCGCCCATGTGGCAAGCATATCTGCCTTGTGAAATGGCTTATAATCATACTCCACTTTTTTATTTAGATATTTTGATATTAATTCTATGGCATATGATAGTTTGTGAGGGTTATTGTTACCAAGATTAATTATTTCATAGCCAACATTTTTAAGTGCTTTTACCGTTCCGTCAGCAATATCCGTAACATATGTAAAATCTCTAGACTGACTGCCATCACCATACAAGGTAATAGGCACATTTTTATCTATAAGGCTTATAAACTTAAAAATACTCATATCAGGTCTGCCCGCAGGACCATACACGGTAAAATATCTCACTATTGTAACATCTATTCCGTATAAGTAATTGTAAGTATAACATGACACTTCAGCACTTTTTTTAGACGCTGCATAAGGGGAAATCGGCGTATTGACAGGCTTGTCCTCGCTAAAAGGGGTCTCAAGTCCTGCATAAAGACTTGAGGTTGATGCAAGCACAAATTTTTTGACACCATAATCTTTGCAAAGCTCAAGCAGATTAACTGTCCCTGTCGAATTTGTATCATAATAAACAAATGGATTTACAAGGCTGTATCTTACCCCCGCCCTTGCAGCCAAATTAATTACGGCATCTATTTTAAATGTCTGAAACAGTACACTCATCGCCTCAAAATCTGAAATATCGGCTTTAATAAATTTAAAATTTTTATTATTTTCAAATTGCTTGAGTCTATACTCTTTAAGCTCCGGGCTGTAATAATCATTGAGATTATCAACTCCCACCACAAAGTGCCCTTCATCGAGAAGTTTTTTCAGCGTAAAAGATGCTATAAAACCTGCAACACCGGTCAACAGTATATTCATGTTTATCCTCACCTAATTTTTTTAGCTCTAAATTTTGTACCTTCCAAAGTATCGAGAAGCTCTACACCCTTCTCTTTGAGATAATCCCTTATTTCATCCGCCTTTGCAAAATCTTTATTTTTTCTTGCCAAATTTCTTTCTTCTATCAGTTTGTTAAGCTCATCTTCATCTATAATAAGATTTGCCTTAAACCACTCTTCAGGCTCTTTTTGAATAATCCCAAGCACATCAAGGCAAGCTGACTTAACCTTTTCTACGATTTCCAAAAGTAAGTTGTAGCTTTGCTCGTCAGGTTTATTTGTAAGAATTATGTTCAATGCTTTGACAAACTCAAAAAGATATGAAAGAGCAGCGGGTGTATTAAAATCATCATCCATTGACTTTGTAAAACCTTCAAAAAAATCATTACCTGCTTTTTCAACCTCAACAGCCAAATTTTTTGATTTTTTAGTCGGTTTGTAACTTTTAACCTCATCAAGCGCAGTATAAATTCTGTCAAGGGCACGCTCAGCCTCAATCAAATTATCCTGAGAAAAATCCAGAGGTGACCTGTAATGAGTGGTAAGTAAAAAATATCTTAATGCTTCCCTGTCAAATTCTTTTAAAATATCTTTTATGGTAAAAAAGTTGCCAAGAGATTTGGACATCTTTTCTTTGTTTATGTTCACAAAACCGTTATGCATCCAGTACTTTGCAAATGTTTTGTCTTCAGATGCCTCAGATTGGGCAATCTCATTTTCATGATGAGGAAATACAAGGTCTTTACCGCCACCGTGTATATCAAAAGGGATTCCCAATATTTTTGAGCTCATTGCACTGCACTCTATATGCCAACCCGGTCTTCCAAGCCCCCATGGACTTTGCCAGCCTGGCTCATTTTCCTTACTCTTTTTCCACAATGCAAAATCAAGGGGGTCTTCTTTTATTTCGTTAATATCTACCCTTGCCCCTGAAAGTAAATCATCAATGCTTCTATGGGAAAGCTTACCGTAATCTTTAAACGCCCTTACCCTGAAATATACATCCCCATTCTTTTCATAGGCATATCCCTTTTCTATCAATCTTTCACAAAGGCCAATCATTTCATTGATAAATTCGGTAGCCTTTGGGGTATAATCAGGTCTATCCACCATAAGAGCAGCCATATCGTCATCATGAGATTTGATATATCTGTCCGTAAGCTCTTTCCATGAAATGCCAAGTTCATTGCTCCTCTTGATAATCTTGTCGTCTATGTCGGTAAAATTTTTGACAAATGTAACCTTATAACCTTTATATTTCAGATATTTCCTTATTACGTCAAATACTACCGAGCTTCTTGCATGCCCTATATGGCAATCATCATAAACAGTAACGCCACATACATACATTTTTACTTCATCATCATGTATCGGCTCGAAAGTTTCCTTTTTGAGTGTCATCGTATTAAAAATTTCCATGGAGACTCCTTAATTTTTATTACACCTGTGGTAATGGTTATCATTTATATATTTTTTTTCAAGCTCTTTATTGCAAACTTCTTTGTCAAAAGATGGGCATCTGCCGGCAAAAGGGCAAGCAGCCTCTATTTTATTATCAAATTTAACGGTATTTAAATTTTTTGAAGAATCAATAAGACTCTTTGTATAAGGGTGCACAGGATTATTTATAATATCTTCGGTTTTACCATATTCCACATCCACCCCTTTATACATTACAATCGTATAGTCGCACAAAAAATTTACTACGGCCAAATCGTGAGAAATCAATATAATAGTTTTATTATCTCTTAATTTTAATTCTTTAAAAATATTTAATATTTGGGACTGCACCGACACATCAAGTGCACTGACAGGCTCATCAGCAATAATTACTTCAGGGTCTAAAACGAGTGCCCTTGCAATCGATATTCTCTGCCTCTGCCCGCCTGAAAACTCATGGGGATATCTGTATAAAAATTCCTCTTTTAACCCCACTTTGGCAAATGTCTGAATGAATATATCCATATAATCATTAGACTTAAAGTGTGCTTTAAAGCCATCCTTTAACATTGTGATAATTTTCAATCTTGGATTAAGACTTGAGTAAGGGTCTTGAAAAACTACCTGAACATTCTTTCTATAATCTTTATATGAAAGACTTTTCGCATCTATTATTTCCCCTTTGTAAAGGACTTCCCCTTTGTCAGGCTTTATAATATCTGCAATTATATTGGCAAGAGTAGTCTTTCCACTGCCCGATTCACCAACAATTCCAAGTGCAATGCCCGCACTTATCTTCAGTGAAACATCATTGACAGCATTAACCTTTTCGGCAGAAGAGGAAAATATCCCTTCAGATATATTAAAAGTCTTAGATATATTTCTTACTTCAATTATGTTATTCATATTTTGGAATTTATAGAAAATTTAACTATTCTGCAACAATAAAAAAGCCGGTCAAAACCGGCTTATTGTCAGATACTATATTTTTTAATTACCAAATTTAGCTCTTCGGCCATTTTTTCTATTTCACCCGAAAGTCCCACAATACTTTCGATAATAGCCCCATTCTCCTCAGCACTTTTTGAAATATTTGTAATGGAAGATGCTACCATGCTTATAGCCACATTAAGCTCTTCAGCCATCCTTTGAATCGGCATCATTGAATTTACAGCTACTTCCAAATCATTGGTTGCAAGATTAAAGCTCTCACCTACAGCACTTATCTCATCCGAGCCTTTTTCTATATTTTTTATACCCATATCAACCACACTCACGACTTCATCAACACTTTTTTGAATCACATTCACTTTTTCCGATATATCTTTGGTAGAAAAAGCAGTCTTCTCAGCCAATTTTCTCACTT
Proteins encoded in this window:
- a CDS encoding metal-dependent transcriptional regulator; this encodes MEDYLEAILILESKHEVARSTDISEMLNVKKPSVTSALKYLAEKGYVNYNRYKGITLTKEGLEYAKQIYHRHKRIKEFLIKILNVEEKEAEENACRIEHVIDEDIFHKLSCFLDFILESDTKCVNIDKFKSKCDEN
- a CDS encoding ABC transporter ATP-binding protein gives rise to the protein MNNIIEVRNISKTFNISEGIFSSSAEKVNAVNDVSLKISAGIALGIVGESGSGKTTLANIIADIIKPDKGEVLYKGEIIDAKSLSYKDYRKNVQVVFQDPYSSLNPRLKIITMLKDGFKAHFKSNDYMDIFIQTFAKVGLKEEFLYRYPHEFSGGQRQRISIARALVLDPEVIIADEPVSALDVSVQSQILNIFKELKLRDNKTIILISHDLAVVNFLCDYTIVMYKGVDVEYGKTEDIINNPVHPYTKSLIDSSKNLNTVKFDNKIEAACPFAGRCPSFDKEVCNKELEKKYINDNHYHRCNKN
- the fbp gene encoding class 1 fructose-bisphosphatase, which translates into the protein MSKGLTNLSRFLLEEQRKFPTATGDFTLILEQIAFAAKIISREVNKAGLVNIIGKTDSTNYHGEEQQKLDVYANEKMIQALDHTGQICGMASEEVDEVIRIPSKYPKGKYLVVFDPLDGSSNIDVNISIGTIFGIYKRKSDSSVDGCEEDFLQPGRDLVASGYVIYGSSTMFVYTTGNGVNGFTLDPSVGEFILSHPDMKVPKEGKIYSINEANYHKWDDRIRNFVEFIKNYKERSYTTRYIGSLVADFHRNLLKGGIFLYPGDSKNPKGKLRLLYEANPLAFIIKQAGGMATDGERDILDIVPESLHQKTPLIIGSEFEVKKYLEFMGK
- a CDS encoding AAA family ATPase — translated: MSELSPSALILKELVKPEKIIETHISYVMLTKDYVYKLKKAVDFGFLDFKLSTQRKIYCILEKELNERFSKGIYEEVLKIARRGKEFVLVPFHNTLVTVDYVLKMKRIDDNNFLSTKIKNSQVDEKYIFEIGKHIGTLFKSINTNYENAKENGSFDVILKNCQENFEQTEPFVGKFIDNGIYEFIKDKTLGFLEGNKELFERRLSDGYIIDGHGDLRLEHIYEDENGIGLVDCIEFNKRFRYNDVISDFGFLLMELDQTGEIGLSDACLKGFLTVYNDSDTLRLLNFYKCYRAYVRVKIACFMLSGLDEGSEKYLEELDKLKRLLDLSLTYALNMIEPKLVIYYGLMGSGKSKNSKMLNQKLPSFRVNTDEFRKEYFNIDKVEKVNEDFNKGIYSYENSLTIYKELGKLADEKLKINRMTIVDGSFSKKEYLRQFQENINIKPLKIKCEADDNTILKRLADRKDKKIATDGRPELYFKQKESFEDIGCDFLIDTTSGVEENIEKNYKIFDK
- a CDS encoding ribonuclease Z; protein product: MRNNFIIKKINSPFEDSAFFVRNIYKKTAFLLDCGRIGNITNSEVLSITDVFVSHTHIDHFYGFDRLLRGFIRADSRLRFFGPPGFINNVKGKLAGYTWNLIKNYTLVIEAIELHEDKIKGAVFKACEGFVPQEYEKERTLISLGDGFTLDYEFFDHGIVTLGFRIREDIHVSVKKDALEQFGYKKGPWIAELKAKLRCFDKNGFFEVEMEGEMVKKSVIDLENELILYAPPQDITYITDLAPTYENFKKAVNFAKDSHILMIEAMFLKKDVMHAIKKKHLTLELSKEIFKLSNSKFVHFFHFAPKYEMEKNIFFKVLYEGIDKKVI
- a CDS encoding cysteine hydrolase; protein product: MKKALIIVDMLNDFVLEGAPLQVKGAEKIIPSIKKQIEIAKKENYPVIYVCDNHDANDKEFEIWPKHCVEGTDGAKVVKELAPESEDIIVPKTRYSGFYNTNLDEILKKHGIDTLIVTGLVTNICVLYTVADAVSRNYKVIVPKDCVIGLDDYGHEVGLYQIKNVHNGEII
- a CDS encoding GDP-mannose 4,6-dehydratase, whose amino-acid sequence is MNILLTGVAGFIASFTLKKLLDEGHFVVGVDNLNDYYSPELKEYRLKQFENNKNFKFIKADISDFEAMSVLFQTFKIDAVINLAARAGVRYSLVNPFVYYDTNSTGTVNLLELCKDYGVKKFVLASTSSLYAGLETPFSEDKPVNTPISPYAASKKSAEVSCYTYNYLYGIDVTIVRYFTVYGPAGRPDMSIFKFISLIDKNVPITLYGDGSQSRDFTYVTDIADGTVKALKNVGYEIINLGNNNPHKLSYAIELISKYLNKKVEYDYKPFHKADMLATWAEVSKAKNILGWQPQVSLEEGIENTIKWYKDNYEFASKIPLVD
- a CDS encoding cysteine--tRNA ligase, with protein sequence MEIFNTMTLKKETFEPIHDDEVKMYVCGVTVYDDCHIGHARSSVVFDVIRKYLKYKGYKVTFVKNFTDIDDKIIKRSNELGISWKELTDRYIKSHDDDMAALMVDRPDYTPKATEFINEMIGLCERLIEKGYAYEKNGDVYFRVRAFKDYGKLSHRSIDDLLSGARVDINEIKEDPLDFALWKKSKENEPGWQSPWGLGRPGWHIECSAMSSKILGIPFDIHGGGKDLVFPHHENEIAQSEASEDKTFAKYWMHNGFVNINKEKMSKSLGNFFTIKDILKEFDREALRYFLLTTHYRSPLDFSQDNLIEAERALDRIYTALDEVKSYKPTKKSKNLAVEVEKAGNDFFEGFTKSMDDDFNTPAALSYLFEFVKALNIILTNKPDEQSYNLLLEIVEKVKSACLDVLGIIQKEPEEWFKANLIIDEDELNKLIEERNLARKNKDFAKADEIRDYLKEKGVELLDTLEGTKFRAKKIR
- a CDS encoding deoxyribonuclease IV yields the protein MFLGAHESISGGIYKAFERGAADGCECIQVFVKNSNRWVAKPLSDKDIKKYFELHDKYSLPVCCHSSYLINMASIKPDIKEKSYLSMVDELKRCDQLNIKYYVIHPGSHLGVGEDEGLKLVAQMIDKAYDENGFEASILLEITAGQGTNLGYKLEHFEKIFNMSKYSHKLNICLDSCHMYSAGFDIVNQYDKVFDELFAKFGDKIKVFHLNDSKKDFSSKLDRHELLGKGTIGIDFFKRVVNDRRFENVLGILETPVKEGETYKGEIEILKSLRGDI